In Pseudomonas putida, a genomic segment contains:
- a CDS encoding NUDIX hydrolase — MKAMDTATAKRKGIKLRATVICRRDGEVLFVRKRNAKWNLPGGTVERNETPLQAARREMVEETGLDFDELRYIAEYREEKVIHYLFEARKTTAKPRPLNEIEACRWLRPKQVAKRRVRRPIRTILKRCA, encoded by the coding sequence ATGAAGGCAATGGACACTGCTACCGCAAAACGAAAAGGCATCAAGCTCCGCGCCACGGTGATCTGTCGCCGTGATGGCGAGGTGCTGTTCGTGCGCAAGCGCAACGCCAAGTGGAACCTGCCCGGTGGTACGGTCGAGCGCAATGAAACGCCCTTGCAAGCGGCGCGGCGGGAGATGGTCGAGGAAACCGGCCTGGATTTCGACGAACTGCGCTATATCGCCGAGTACCGGGAAGAGAAGGTCATCCACTACCTGTTCGAAGCCCGTAAAACCACAGCCAAGCCTCGACCTCTGAACGAGATCGAGGCCTGTCGCTGGCTCAGGCCCAAGCAGGTAGCCAAGCGCCGGGTCAGGCGCCCGATCAGGACCATCCTCAAGCGCTGTGCATGA